Proteins from a single region of Leuconostoc gasicomitatum LMG 18811:
- the rpsL gene encoding 30S ribosomal protein S12, whose translation MPTINQLVRKPRKSQVTKSKSPALNFGYNSMKKKATNNVAPQKRGVATRVGTMTPKKPNSALRKYARVRLSNLYEVTAYIPGIGHNLQEHSVVLIRGGRVKDLPGVRYHVIRGALDTAGVDGRMTSRSKYGTKAPKK comes from the coding sequence ATGCCTACAATTAATCAATTAGTTCGCAAGCCTCGTAAGTCACAAGTGACTAAGTCAAAGTCACCGGCTTTGAACTTTGGCTACAATTCAATGAAAAAGAAAGCAACAAACAATGTTGCACCACAAAAGCGTGGTGTTGCTACGCGTGTTGGAACAATGACACCTAAGAAGCCTAACTCTGCTTTGCGTAAGTATGCCCGTGTGCGTCTTTCAAACTTGTATGAAGTTACTGCTTATATCCCAGGTATTGGACATAATTTACAAGAACACTCGGTTGTTTTGATCCGTGGTGGACGTGTTAAGGATTTGCCTGGTGTACGTTACCACGTTATTCGTGGTGCATTGGATACTGCGGGCGTTGATGGTCGTATGACTTCACGTTCAAAATATGGCACAAAGGCGCCAAAGAAGTAA
- the rpsG gene encoding 30S ribosomal protein S7, translating to MPRKGYTKRQEVLPDPIYNSKLVSRLINKLMLDGKRGTASTILYDAFDRIKESTGNEPLEVFEQAMENIMPVLEVKARRVGGSNYQVPIEVRPDRRSTLGLRWLVNYSRLRNEHTMDERLAKEIMDAANDTGASVKKREDTHKMAEANRAFAHYRW from the coding sequence ATGCCACGCAAAGGTTATACTAAGCGTCAGGAAGTTTTGCCTGACCCAATTTACAATTCAAAACTCGTTTCACGTTTGATCAACAAGTTGATGCTTGATGGTAAACGTGGTACAGCTTCAACTATTTTGTACGATGCTTTTGATCGTATCAAGGAATCTACTGGTAACGAACCATTGGAAGTTTTCGAACAAGCCATGGAAAATATTATGCCGGTATTAGAAGTTAAAGCTCGCCGTGTTGGTGGTTCTAACTATCAGGTGCCTATTGAAGTTCGTCCAGACCGTCGTTCAACATTGGGATTACGTTGGTTAGTAAACTATTCACGTTTACGTAATGAACATACTATGGATGAGCGTTTGGCTAAAGAAATTATGGATGCAGCTAATGACACTGGTGCATCTGTTAAAAAGCGTGAAGATACGCATAAGATGGCTGAAGCCAACCGCGCATTTGCTCACTATCGTTGGTAA
- a CDS encoding ATP-dependent Clp protease ATP-binding subunit yields the protein MDTNYTPSAQNVLVLAQEQSKYFKHQAVGTEHLLLALAIEKEGIASKILGQFNVADDDIREEIEHFTGYGMTARYDKNSYLPYSPKASDILRQSGEESRALGQTKIGTEHILLALLQDESILSSRILLALDANLQEMRRAILRKLGVTDVRKQMKQRDKQQPQGTPTLDGLARDLTQMAKEEKLDPIIGRSKEVRRVIQILSRRTKNNPVLIGEPGVGKTAIAEGLAQQIVKNDVPVTLQNKRLMALDMGSLVAGTKYRGEFEDRLKKIIDEIYQDGNVILFIDELHTLIGAGGAEGAIDASNILKPALARGELQTLGATTFDEYQKYVESDAALERRFAPVTVNEPTQADAIEILTGIRPKFEAHHQVHIDDAAIEAAVKLSSRYITDRFLPDKAIDLMDEAGAKVRIDAVDKPTPMSRNKARLSAVTTAKDAAIAALDFEEAAKQRAEEMKLKTKIDKMTAKLLINENTDQPHYSLHVSAEDISEVISQQTGVPLTQLEKNEQQRLVNLETVLGKRVIGQKTAISAVARAIRRARSGLKDPSRPIGAFMFLGPTGVGKTELAKALAEAMFGSEDNMIRIDMSEYQERWSSSRLVGSAPGYVGYDEGGQLTEQVRNHPYSVILLDEAEKAHQDIFNLMLQVFDDGFLTDAKGRKIDFRNTIIIMTSNLGATRLRDEKSMGFGAVDLKNNNEAVAEKIRETLKETFRPEFINRLDEAVVFNSLTKDELHQIVKLMSQSVLQRVAEQGISVKITPAAIDVVASAGFDPEYGARPIRRALQTKVEDALSEELLRGNITTESAVTIGAKNGVIKINIKPVEKLSAKA from the coding sequence ATGGATACCAATTATACACCAAGTGCACAAAATGTATTAGTGTTAGCACAAGAACAATCTAAATATTTCAAACATCAAGCAGTGGGGACAGAACATTTATTGCTTGCGCTAGCTATTGAAAAAGAAGGTATTGCTAGTAAAATACTTGGTCAATTTAATGTAGCAGATGATGACATTCGTGAAGAAATTGAACACTTTACTGGATATGGCATGACAGCACGATATGACAAGAATAGTTATTTGCCATATTCACCAAAAGCGTCCGATATTCTTCGTCAGTCAGGTGAGGAATCACGTGCATTAGGCCAAACAAAAATTGGGACAGAACATATTTTGTTAGCACTTCTTCAAGATGAAAGTATTCTATCATCACGTATTTTACTGGCTTTAGATGCTAATTTACAAGAAATGAGACGTGCCATTTTGCGTAAGTTAGGTGTTACTGATGTACGTAAACAGATGAAACAACGAGATAAACAGCAACCTCAAGGAACACCAACATTAGACGGATTAGCGCGTGATTTAACACAGATGGCTAAAGAAGAAAAACTAGATCCAATTATTGGTCGCTCAAAAGAAGTTCGTCGGGTGATACAAATTTTATCACGGCGTACAAAAAACAATCCAGTTCTTATTGGTGAACCTGGTGTTGGCAAGACAGCTATTGCTGAAGGACTAGCACAACAAATTGTTAAAAATGACGTACCAGTCACTTTACAAAATAAACGTTTAATGGCTTTAGACATGGGTTCGCTAGTTGCAGGAACAAAGTACCGAGGAGAGTTTGAGGATCGTTTAAAGAAAATCATTGATGAAATTTATCAAGATGGTAACGTTATTTTATTTATTGATGAATTACATACACTTATTGGTGCTGGCGGTGCAGAGGGGGCCATTGATGCTTCTAATATTTTGAAACCAGCTTTGGCACGTGGAGAATTGCAGACTTTAGGGGCAACAACTTTTGATGAATATCAAAAATATGTTGAATCTGATGCCGCATTAGAAAGACGTTTTGCACCAGTAACGGTGAATGAACCTACGCAGGCAGATGCGATTGAAATATTGACAGGTATTCGTCCAAAATTTGAAGCGCATCATCAAGTACATATTGATGATGCTGCTATTGAAGCTGCCGTGAAATTGTCCTCTCGATATATTACAGATCGCTTTTTGCCAGATAAGGCAATTGATTTGATGGATGAAGCGGGCGCAAAAGTACGTATTGATGCTGTGGATAAACCAACACCAATGAGTCGAAACAAGGCACGTTTATCAGCAGTAACAACTGCTAAAGATGCGGCGATTGCAGCGTTGGATTTCGAAGAAGCTGCTAAACAACGTGCAGAAGAAATGAAACTAAAAACAAAAATTGATAAGATGACAGCAAAACTGTTGATTAATGAAAATACTGATCAACCGCACTATAGTTTACATGTTTCAGCAGAAGATATCAGTGAAGTAATATCACAACAAACAGGCGTACCATTAACACAGCTTGAAAAAAATGAACAACAACGTTTGGTAAACCTAGAAACTGTTTTGGGTAAACGTGTTATTGGACAAAAAACAGCTATCTCTGCTGTTGCCCGTGCAATTCGTCGTGCACGATCTGGACTAAAAGACCCCAGTCGTCCGATCGGTGCATTCATGTTCTTAGGGCCAACAGGTGTTGGGAAAACAGAACTAGCTAAGGCGTTAGCTGAAGCTATGTTTGGCAGTGAAGATAATATGATTCGAATTGATATGTCAGAGTATCAAGAAAGATGGTCTTCTTCGCGTTTAGTTGGTTCAGCACCAGGATATGTTGGTTATGATGAAGGTGGTCAATTAACTGAACAAGTGAGAAACCATCCGTATTCTGTTATTTTACTTGATGAGGCAGAAAAGGCACATCAAGATATATTTAATCTGATGTTACAAGTGTTTGATGACGGTTTCTTGACGGATGCTAAGGGGCGTAAGATTGATTTTAGAAATACAATCATTATTATGACGTCTAACCTTGGTGCAACGCGCCTACGTGATGAAAAATCAATGGGATTTGGCGCAGTTGATTTAAAAAATAATAATGAAGCTGTCGCCGAAAAAATTCGTGAGACTTTAAAAGAAACTTTCCGTCCAGAATTTATTAACCGTTTGGATGAGGCTGTTGTATTTAACTCACTAACAAAAGACGAATTACATCAGATTGTTAAATTAATGAGCCAATCAGTTCTGCAACGTGTCGCAGAACAGGGCATCTCCGTTAAAATAACGCCTGCAGCAATTGATGTTGTAGCTAGTGCTGGATTTGATCCTGAGTACGGGGCACGTCCAATAAGGCGTGCTTTGCAGACCAAGGTTGAAGATGCATTGAGCGAAGAATTGCTCCGTGGCAACATTACAACTGAAAGTGCTGTAACAATTGGTGCAAAAAATGGAGTCATTAAAATTAATATCAAACCAGTTGAAAAATTATCCGCAAAAGCTTAA
- the fusA gene encoding elongation factor G, which produces MAKREYPLERTRNIGIMAHIDAGKTTTTERILYYTGKIHKIGETHDGASQMDFMEQEKERGITIQSAATTAVWHGFFDQFEKTPYRVNIIDTPGHVDFTIEVERALRVLDGAVAVLDGAAGVEPQTETVWRQATTYDVPRIVFVNKMDKMGADFQMSVDSIHERLQVNAEAIQWPIGAEDDFEAVIDLITQEAYYPVDELGEKWEARDIPAELKDLAEEKRNTLIEAVADVDDDLMEKYLEGEDISVEELKAAVRRATLALQFYPVLAGSAYKDKGVQMMLDAVVDYLPGPLDVKAYIANDPKTGEEIDLIADDSKSFAALAFKIMTDPFVGRLTFMRVYTGTLQSGSYVQNTSSDTRERVGRLLQMHATSRTEIEEVFSGDIAAAIGLKNTTTGDSLTSVDHQLILESMEFPEPVIELAIEPKTKADQDKLSNAIQKLAEEDPSFRATTNPETGDTLIAGMGELQLDIMVDRMRREFNVEATVGAPQVAYREAFTKTVQARGYFKRQSGGKGQYGDVYIEFSPNEEGAGFEFDDAIVGGVVPREYIPSVEAGLKDSLNAGPLAGFPLVDLKAKLYDGSYHDVDSSEAAFKIAASLALREAAKTAGAVILEPIMAVDIVAPEDNLGDVMGHVSARRGMIEGQESRGPVLAVKAKVPLSEMFGYATTLRSATQGRGTFQMVFDHYEAVPKNIQEEIIKNSGKED; this is translated from the coding sequence ATGGCAAAACGTGAATACCCACTAGAACGTACACGTAATATTGGTATCATGGCCCACATTGATGCGGGAAAGACAACAACTACGGAACGTATCTTATACTACACAGGTAAAATTCACAAAATTGGTGAAACACATGACGGTGCTTCACAAATGGATTTCATGGAACAAGAAAAGGAACGTGGAATCACAATTCAATCAGCTGCTACAACGGCTGTTTGGCATGGTTTCTTTGACCAATTCGAAAAAACACCCTATCGTGTGAACATCATTGATACACCAGGTCACGTGGACTTCACAATTGAAGTTGAACGTGCGCTGCGTGTTTTGGATGGTGCTGTAGCGGTTTTGGATGGTGCTGCTGGTGTTGAACCTCAAACAGAGACTGTTTGGCGTCAAGCAACAACATATGATGTACCACGTATCGTATTTGTCAACAAGATGGATAAGATGGGTGCTGATTTCCAAATGTCAGTGGATTCAATTCACGAACGTTTGCAAGTTAATGCTGAAGCTATCCAATGGCCAATTGGTGCAGAAGATGACTTTGAAGCTGTTATTGATTTAATTACACAAGAAGCTTATTATCCAGTTGATGAATTGGGTGAAAAGTGGGAAGCACGCGATATTCCAGCTGAATTGAAAGATTTGGCAGAAGAAAAGCGTAATACATTAATTGAAGCTGTTGCTGATGTTGATGATGACTTGATGGAAAAGTATCTTGAAGGCGAAGACATTTCAGTTGAAGAATTGAAAGCAGCTGTTCGTCGTGCTACTTTGGCATTACAATTCTACCCAGTGCTTGCCGGTTCAGCTTATAAAGATAAGGGTGTCCAAATGATGTTGGATGCTGTTGTTGATTATTTGCCAGGACCTTTGGATGTTAAAGCCTATATTGCGAATGATCCTAAAACCGGTGAAGAAATTGATTTGATTGCCGATGATAGTAAGTCTTTTGCTGCTTTAGCATTTAAGATCATGACTGATCCTTTCGTTGGCCGTTTGACATTTATGCGTGTTTATACAGGAACTTTGCAATCAGGTTCATATGTACAAAATACGTCTTCAGATACACGTGAACGTGTTGGCCGCTTATTGCAGATGCATGCGACTTCACGTACTGAAATTGAAGAAGTATTCTCCGGTGATATCGCTGCTGCTATCGGTTTGAAAAATACGACAACTGGTGATTCATTGACATCTGTTGATCATCAATTGATTCTTGAATCAATGGAGTTCCCAGAACCAGTTATTGAATTAGCAATTGAACCAAAAACAAAAGCTGATCAAGACAAGTTGTCTAATGCTATTCAAAAGTTAGCAGAAGAAGATCCATCATTCCGTGCAACAACAAATCCTGAAACTGGTGATACTTTAATTGCTGGTATGGGTGAATTGCAATTGGATATCATGGTTGATCGTATGCGTCGTGAATTCAACGTTGAAGCAACTGTTGGTGCACCTCAAGTTGCCTACCGTGAAGCATTTACAAAAACAGTGCAGGCGCGTGGTTACTTCAAGCGTCAATCTGGTGGTAAGGGTCAATATGGTGACGTTTATATTGAATTCTCACCAAACGAAGAGGGTGCAGGATTTGAATTCGATGACGCTATTGTTGGTGGTGTCGTGCCTCGTGAATATATTCCTTCAGTTGAAGCTGGTTTGAAAGACTCATTGAATGCTGGTCCTTTGGCTGGATTCCCATTAGTTGATTTGAAGGCGAAGTTGTATGATGGTTCATATCACGATGTCGATTCTTCTGAAGCAGCCTTTAAAATTGCGGCTTCATTAGCTTTGAGAGAAGCTGCTAAAACAGCCGGTGCTGTTATTTTGGAACCAATTATGGCTGTTGACATTGTTGCACCTGAAGATAATCTTGGCGATGTTATGGGACATGTTTCTGCACGTCGTGGTATGATTGAAGGTCAAGAGTCACGTGGACCTGTTTTGGCTGTTAAGGCCAAGGTACCTTTGTCAGAAATGTTTGGATATGCTACAACTTTGCGTTCAGCTACGCAAGGTCGTGGTACATTCCAAATGGTATTTGACCATTATGAAGCTGTGCCTAAGAATATTCAAGAAGAAATTATTAAAAACAGTGGTAAAGAAGATTAA
- a CDS encoding CynX/NimT family MFS transporter, whose protein sequence is MNKEHSKFLILGIIVVGMVLRLPFTSIPPILGSIAKSQHVSVGQLGMLTTIPLIAFAIFSSLAPKTAQKFGLERAFALMLGLMIIGSIVRVINTPFLYFGTLLIGIGIAHLNVLLPSVIRTYFPTKIGPMTSLFTFSMMLSTALGASMAAPITAMTNWHMFIIILSIALFIALIIWLPNERFAVKHKQNKVSTSHVIRTQEKISVWKNKYAWLLLFFCGMQSAMFYVLMAWGPTMAVQTGLSPAVAGIFSGLNSLIGLPFALIIPTIIARSTRKQRQILMSIISLSGVFGYLLLLHPVGTFSYWLIVNILIGVSTSGLFPYLLTTFSLKTSSPSQTAQISGMVQSGGYLIAALGPALFGYAFSWFHSWTPQIFVILVLFILMIIAMVIVEKKDKIL, encoded by the coding sequence ATGAATAAAGAACATAGTAAATTTTTGATTCTGGGTATTATTGTGGTTGGCATGGTTTTACGTTTACCATTTACATCAATTCCACCAATTCTTGGTAGTATTGCTAAATCGCAGCATGTGTCAGTAGGTCAATTAGGGATGTTAACGACCATTCCATTGATAGCTTTTGCTATATTTTCGTCTCTTGCCCCGAAGACTGCTCAAAAATTTGGTTTAGAACGTGCTTTTGCATTGATGTTAGGGTTGATGATTATTGGTTCAATTGTTAGAGTGATTAATACACCATTTTTGTATTTTGGAACATTGTTAATTGGCATTGGTATTGCACATTTAAATGTTTTATTACCAAGTGTCATTCGCACATATTTTCCAACTAAAATTGGTCCGATGACATCACTATTTACATTCAGTATGATGCTATCAACAGCCTTGGGGGCTAGTATGGCAGCACCAATTACAGCGATGACTAATTGGCATATGTTTATCATTATACTGAGTATAGCATTATTTATTGCGTTAATAATTTGGTTACCAAATGAAAGATTTGCAGTAAAACATAAGCAAAATAAAGTTTCAACAAGTCATGTTATTCGGACGCAAGAAAAAATAAGTGTCTGGAAAAATAAATATGCTTGGCTGTTATTGTTCTTTTGTGGCATGCAATCAGCGATGTTTTACGTTTTAATGGCATGGGGACCTACTATGGCAGTGCAGACAGGTTTGTCACCTGCTGTTGCGGGTATTTTTTCCGGCTTAAATTCCCTGATAGGTTTACCATTTGCATTGATTATACCAACGATCATTGCGCGGTCGACACGCAAACAGCGACAAATTTTAATGAGCATTATTTCTTTGAGTGGTGTGTTTGGCTATTTGTTGTTATTGCATCCCGTAGGGACCTTTAGTTACTGGTTAATAGTCAATATATTAATTGGCGTTAGCACATCTGGCTTGTTCCCTTACTTATTAACTACATTTAGTTTGAAAACAAGTAGTCCAAGTCAAACAGCACAAATATCTGGCATGGTTCAAAGCGGTGGTTACTTAATTGCAGCACTAGGACCAGCATTATTCGGTTATGCTTTTTCTTGGTTTCACAGTTGGACACCACAAATATTTGTTATTTTGGTGTTATTTATACTAATGATTATTGCCATGGTTATAGTTGAGAAAAAAGATAAAATATTGTAG
- a CDS encoding prepilin peptidase, which yields MEKLLIIILNAVLISTVMCLADRVNNHIHISVKRSFCMHCGHILYWYDLIPILSAFLTHARCRYCHDTYGMHYAYFELVGMIVGTYLFSDTLAWISAYLLLFLALEDWHTKRIHADILIPYIIYLFIQSWGDPKILTACVVMIISLFLVYHRQAMGSGDIPVLLLITLTTSSQIFPLTLLVASISAVLYLVKHHVHRLPFVPFLYFGWLSMTLIEKIVTPLAL from the coding sequence ATGGAAAAATTACTCATTATTATTTTAAATGCGGTTCTCATATCAACTGTTATGTGTCTTGCTGATCGCGTGAATAATCATATTCATATTTCTGTTAAGCGCTCATTTTGCATGCATTGTGGGCATATTCTGTATTGGTACGACTTAATACCTATATTATCAGCTTTCCTAACACACGCACGTTGCCGGTACTGCCATGACACTTACGGTATGCATTATGCATACTTTGAATTAGTGGGTATGATAGTCGGTACTTATTTATTTTCGGACACATTAGCTTGGATATCAGCCTACTTACTATTATTCCTCGCCTTAGAAGATTGGCATACCAAGCGCATTCACGCCGATATTTTAATACCTTATATTATTTACTTATTCATCCAATCTTGGGGTGATCCAAAAATATTGACAGCTTGTGTCGTAATGATCATTAGCTTATTTTTGGTATACCATCGTCAGGCTATGGGCAGTGGTGATATTCCGGTACTCCTATTGATCACATTAACGACTTCCTCACAAATTTTTCCACTAACATTGCTCGTGGCTTCTATATCTGCGGTGCTTTATCTTGTCAAGCACCATGTTCATCGTCTACCGTTTGTACCGTTTCTTTATTTTGGTTGGCTAAGTATGACTTTAATTGAAAAAATAGTCACACCTCTTGCATTGTGA
- the prfB gene encoding peptide chain release factor 2 — MEIIDAKHAEANIQENIARFRATLDLEALTEEIADFENRMTESGFWDDNVKAQKIIEENNVLKNRRDSFLNLTSQAEEIDLLIEMLSEDVTDSEMMSELEESIVKAQKDIETYNLEQLLTEPYDANNAILEVHPGSGGTESTDWGANLYRMYTRWAQQHGFQVDVLDYHAGDEAGIDSATIKITGHNAFGFLRSEKGVHRFVRISPFDSAGRRHTSFVSVDVMPELDDTIDIEIRDDDVKMDVFRSGGAGGQNVNKVSTGVRLTHEPTGIVVSSTVERTQYGNRDYAMRLLKGKLYQLELEKQEAERAALTGDKLENGWGSQIRSYVLHPYQMVKDHRTDYETNQPQQVLDGDLDPFINAYLQWQLSLKNPN, encoded by the coding sequence ATGGAAATTATCGACGCTAAACATGCTGAGGCAAATATTCAAGAAAATATCGCACGCTTTCGCGCAACATTAGATTTAGAGGCATTAACAGAAGAAATTGCTGATTTTGAAAATCGTATGACAGAATCTGGATTTTGGGATGATAACGTTAAAGCACAAAAAATAATTGAAGAAAACAATGTTTTGAAAAATCGACGTGATTCTTTTTTAAATTTAACAAGTCAAGCTGAAGAAATTGATTTGTTAATTGAAATGCTTTCTGAAGACGTTACTGATTCTGAAATGATGTCAGAACTTGAAGAAAGTATTGTCAAAGCACAGAAAGATATTGAAACATATAATTTAGAACAACTATTAACTGAGCCATATGACGCTAATAATGCTATTTTGGAAGTGCATCCTGGGTCAGGTGGTACCGAATCAACTGATTGGGGGGCTAACTTGTATCGTATGTATACGCGTTGGGCACAACAACATGGTTTCCAGGTGGATGTGTTAGACTACCATGCTGGTGATGAAGCAGGTATTGATAGTGCGACTATTAAAATTACGGGGCATAATGCCTTTGGCTTTTTACGTAGCGAAAAGGGTGTCCACCGTTTTGTACGTATTTCACCGTTTGATTCGGCTGGGCGACGTCACACGAGTTTTGTAAGTGTAGATGTTATGCCGGAATTGGATGACACGATTGATATAGAAATACGTGATGACGATGTTAAGATGGATGTTTTCCGTTCTGGTGGTGCTGGTGGGCAAAACGTTAACAAGGTGTCCACCGGTGTACGTCTAACACATGAACCAACAGGCATTGTAGTGTCCTCGACAGTCGAGCGTACGCAGTATGGTAACCGAGATTATGCTATGCGCCTGTTAAAAGGAAAGTTATATCAGCTTGAATTGGAAAAACAAGAAGCAGAAAGAGCTGCCTTGACAGGTGATAAATTAGAGAATGGTTGGGGATCTCAAATACGTTCGTATGTCCTGCATCCCTATCAAATGGTCAAAGATCATCGAACTGACTACGAAACTAACCAACCACAACAAGTGCTGGATGGTGATTTAGATCCTTTTATAAATGCCTATTTACAGTGGCAATTAAGTTTAAAAAACCCAAATTAA